The following coding sequences lie in one Rhodohalobacter barkolensis genomic window:
- a CDS encoding fasciclin domain-containing protein produces MKLKNTLRKFLLLVAVPLLTLTLMTACGDDDDDPVTPPPSDELNLVELAQSDEDFSILVDIIVDLGLEETLAESDFTVFAPTNDAFEALPDGVLDNLTDEQKLDIIQFHVTEGSVPSSALDPQQDVTMLNEERTLVQSSAAGVVVNGSSNVVEADLEATNGYIHAIDEVLLPRDVRVALEMPSLVEVAEEAGNFETLLTLAEDAGLTTTLQFLGPYTAFAPNDDAFANLGVDPGTLTTEQLQFILTYHVISGAEIASGDLQAEQTVASAAEENLYITSGENGVFVNGSSEVITPDIDDATNGIIHVVDSVLLPNAFLDITGIAQKNYDLSTLVGLLVDNNLVETLQGDGPFTVFAPTNDAFEAIEGVVAGLTPEEVVEVLTYHVLADNVESGDLDASQTVQMLNEQDVDITVDGDVVTIEDASGGTAEVTVADQIGTNGVVHIIDAVLIPNLDGGNGGGGDQAVTLPVTFEDSNVNYDLVDFGGNISEIVEDPTDATNTVAQSTKGSGSEVWAGTTVGGEVGFENPIPFTETETTMSVRVWSPTAGTPIRLKVEDATDGGISVETEVNTTVAQEWETLVFDFSNEATGAPLNLANVYDKASIFFNFGTSGSDEVYYWDDIEFGGEATGGNGGGGGDITEPTSPAPTPPARNEADVISIYSDAYTDIGVTTFETDWSEGTEVEDIEIVSGDFIKLYDIGNFIGIQLDDYIDLTDFTHMHFDYWVADESVDAGAVFNPKLSNHANQDGETGAIGSVNEVSTTGEWVSFDVALDDFTDEFGNGVLDRDSIYQIVMTTSGTVNNVYIDNLYFYKE; encoded by the coding sequence ATGAAATTAAAAAATACGCTTAGGAAGTTTTTGCTGCTCGTTGCAGTTCCGCTTCTTACACTTACCCTAATGACCGCTTGTGGAGACGACGATGACGATCCGGTTACACCACCACCGTCTGACGAGTTAAATCTTGTTGAACTTGCACAAAGCGATGAAGACTTTAGCATCCTTGTGGATATAATTGTCGATCTCGGTTTAGAAGAAACTCTTGCCGAAAGCGATTTCACAGTATTTGCACCGACAAATGATGCATTTGAAGCTCTGCCAGATGGAGTACTCGATAATTTAACAGATGAGCAGAAACTTGATATTATACAGTTTCACGTAACTGAAGGATCTGTCCCATCAAGCGCACTCGATCCACAGCAAGACGTTACTATGTTAAATGAAGAGAGAACATTGGTTCAGTCAAGCGCTGCCGGTGTTGTTGTTAATGGTTCAAGTAATGTAGTAGAAGCTGACTTAGAAGCTACAAATGGTTACATACACGCCATTGATGAAGTGCTACTCCCAAGAGATGTGAGAGTTGCTCTTGAAATGCCAAGTTTAGTAGAAGTTGCAGAAGAAGCCGGAAATTTTGAAACCCTTCTGACACTTGCTGAGGATGCCGGTTTAACAACTACCCTTCAGTTTTTAGGCCCTTACACTGCATTTGCTCCTAATGATGATGCATTTGCTAACTTAGGTGTAGACCCGGGAACTTTAACTACAGAACAGCTTCAGTTCATTCTTACTTACCATGTAATTTCTGGAGCTGAAATAGCTTCCGGAGATTTACAAGCTGAACAAACCGTTGCTTCTGCTGCCGAAGAGAATCTTTACATCACTTCTGGTGAAAATGGTGTATTTGTTAATGGTAGTTCAGAAGTAATTACACCTGACATTGACGATGCAACGAATGGTATCATTCACGTTGTTGACAGTGTTCTGTTACCCAATGCATTCCTTGACATCACCGGAATTGCTCAGAAAAACTATGACCTGAGTACACTCGTAGGATTACTTGTTGATAATAATCTTGTAGAAACACTTCAGGGTGACGGACCTTTCACCGTATTTGCACCTACCAATGATGCTTTTGAAGCTATTGAAGGCGTAGTTGCCGGATTAACTCCTGAAGAAGTTGTTGAGGTACTGACATACCATGTATTAGCTGATAATGTTGAATCAGGTGATCTTGACGCTTCTCAAACAGTTCAAATGCTGAATGAGCAGGATGTAGATATCACTGTTGACGGAGATGTTGTAACTATTGAAGATGCATCAGGCGGTACTGCCGAGGTTACTGTTGCCGACCAAATCGGTACAAACGGTGTAGTACACATTATAGATGCGGTTCTTATACCAAATCTTGACGGTGGTAATGGAGGCGGTGGAGACCAAGCAGTAACCCTACCTGTTACCTTTGAAGATAGCAATGTAAATTATGACCTGGTTGATTTTGGTGGTAATATTTCTGAAATCGTTGAAGACCCAACAGACGCCACAAATACAGTCGCTCAGTCAACCAAAGGCTCTGGTTCTGAAGTTTGGGCCGGTACAACCGTTGGTGGTGAAGTTGGATTTGAAAATCCAATTCCATTCACAGAGACTGAAACAACTATGAGTGTTCGAGTATGGTCTCCTACCGCAGGTACACCGATCAGACTAAAAGTTGAAGATGCAACAGATGGTGGAATCAGTGTAGAAACTGAAGTCAACACAACGGTAGCCCAAGAATGGGAAACTCTAGTTTTTGATTTCAGCAATGAAGCTACGGGAGCTCCTTTAAATCTTGCAAATGTTTACGACAAAGCATCCATCTTCTTTAACTTTGGTACATCCGGCAGTGATGAAGTTTATTACTGGGATGACATTGAGTTTGGAGGAGAAGCTACCGGTGGTAACGGTGGCGGAGGCGGAGATATTACAGAACCTACATCACCCGCACCTACACCACCTGCCAGAAATGAAGCGGACGTAATATCAATTTACAGTGATGCTTACACAGACATTGGCGTTACAACCTTTGAAACCGATTGGAGTGAAGGAACCGAAGTGGAAGATATTGAAATTGTATCCGGTGACTTTATCAAGCTGTATGATATAGGCAACTTTATCGGTATCCAGCTTGACGATTACATTGACCTGACTGACTTTACTCACATGCATTTTGACTATTGGGTAGCCGATGAATCTGTTGATGCAGGTGCTGTATTCAATCCAAAATTATCCAACCATGCTAATCAAGATGGCGAAACTGGTGCTATTGGATCGGTTAATGAAGTTTCGACAACCGGCGAATGGGTTTCATTTGATGTGGCACTTGATGACTTTACAGATGAATTTGGGAACGGTGTGTTAGACAGAGACAGTATCTATCAGATTGTCATGACCACATCAGGTACCGTAAATAATGTTTACATAGACAACCTCTACTTTTACAAAGAGTGA
- a CDS encoding glycosyltransferase — protein MDISILFWLLSASLLYLVGTSIILIRNRIELTELPHDTAENLNSKKISVCIPARNEENNIATLLSSVFKQTYVNYNVHVLDDRSTDQTPQILDEFRSLHPDRLYVHRGTTKPDDWLGKPWACHQLGSLADGEILLFVDADTKLESDALAKINHTFAHYQLDMITVWPRQILGSFWERTVIPLIYFALLTVLPSIYVYRKPRWMPQWIYTNFKDKFAAANGQCLAFTKEAYHKINGHQSVKQQIVEDVHLAKKIKREGLQLRMFTGMETISCRMYKSESEMFEGLRKNFLAGFENSLPVFIIAAVLHIIVFLLPFFTLAWQLISYNPPILFLSSAAISIIFIQRIIISIWFGWNPIYTFTHPIGVLWFQRLGFTKILDKMTGRNALWKGREI, from the coding sequence ATGGATATATCCATTCTATTTTGGCTGCTGTCTGCGTCTCTGCTCTACCTGGTAGGTACGTCCATTATTCTCATCCGCAACAGAATTGAGCTTACAGAACTGCCACATGATACAGCCGAAAATTTAAACAGCAAAAAAATCTCTGTCTGCATTCCTGCCCGAAATGAAGAAAACAACATTGCAACACTTTTGAGTTCAGTTTTTAAACAAACCTACGTCAACTACAACGTGCATGTTTTAGATGACCGATCTACGGATCAAACCCCTCAAATTTTAGATGAATTTAGAAGCTTACACCCCGACAGGCTTTATGTTCATCGCGGAACAACAAAACCGGATGACTGGCTTGGCAAACCGTGGGCTTGTCACCAGCTTGGTTCCCTGGCAGATGGAGAAATACTTCTTTTCGTTGATGCAGATACAAAACTAGAATCAGATGCACTGGCCAAAATCAATCACACATTTGCACACTATCAACTTGATATGATTACAGTTTGGCCAAGGCAGATCTTGGGAAGTTTTTGGGAAAGAACCGTAATTCCACTTATCTATTTTGCGCTTCTTACTGTACTTCCTTCCATCTATGTATATCGAAAGCCCAGATGGATGCCACAATGGATTTACACCAATTTTAAAGATAAGTTTGCGGCTGCGAATGGCCAGTGTCTGGCATTTACAAAAGAGGCATATCACAAGATCAATGGTCATCAGTCTGTTAAACAACAAATTGTTGAAGATGTACATCTGGCAAAAAAAATTAAAAGAGAAGGATTACAACTGCGAATGTTTACCGGAATGGAAACCATTAGCTGCAGAATGTATAAGTCTGAGTCGGAAATGTTTGAGGGACTGCGTAAAAATTTCCTTGCGGGATTTGAAAATTCTTTACCGGTATTCATAATTGCAGCAGTTTTACATATCATCGTTTTTCTGCTTCCATTCTTTACACTTGCCTGGCAGTTGATTTCTTACAATCCGCCTATTCTTTTTCTTTCATCTGCAGCAATCTCCATTATATTCATTCAGAGGATAATTATTTCCATTTGGTTTGGCTGGAATCCAATCTATACCTTTACGCACCCTATAGGTGTATTATGGTTTCAAAGGCTGGGTTTTACAAAAATTCTCGATAAGATGACGGGCAGAAACGCGCTATGGAAAGGAAGAGAAATTTAA
- a CDS encoding tyrosine recombinase XerC, producing the protein MKEWINKYIKYLRIEKNSSPHTLTSYRTDLEQFLSFCSSHFDKTLDEVDIHHIDRLTIRLWLGALSEDGMARSTISRKVASIRSFFKYSFVRGAIQKNPAHLLIVPKKEKKLPKTVQVEEIERMMNLAETGTPIGNQDRAILELFYATGMRLSELTGLNINQLDLNDKQVTVIGKGNKQRIIPLGNQAIQACKHHLETRSELYGKRTDSDARKALFIAPGGQRMYPRRTQSIVKNYLTKVSEVTQKSPHVLRHSFATHMLDAGADIRIIKEFLGHADLSATQIYTHTSVDRLKKVYSKAHPRAEK; encoded by the coding sequence ATGAAGGAATGGATCAATAAATATATTAAGTATCTGAGGATAGAGAAGAACTCCTCTCCTCATACTTTGACCTCATATCGTACAGATTTAGAACAATTTTTATCCTTCTGCTCTTCACATTTTGACAAAACATTAGATGAGGTTGATATCCATCATATTGATCGATTAACGATCCGTTTATGGTTAGGAGCACTCAGTGAGGATGGAATGGCAAGGAGTACAATTTCAAGAAAAGTAGCCTCAATTCGATCTTTTTTTAAATACAGTTTTGTTCGCGGTGCCATCCAAAAAAATCCCGCACATCTGTTAATTGTACCGAAAAAAGAGAAAAAACTTCCCAAAACGGTTCAGGTAGAAGAAATTGAGCGAATGATGAATCTTGCCGAAACCGGCACACCCATTGGAAACCAAGACCGGGCGATACTTGAGCTTTTTTATGCAACAGGAATGCGGCTGAGTGAATTAACCGGTTTAAATATCAATCAACTGGATCTGAACGATAAACAGGTAACCGTAATTGGTAAAGGTAACAAACAGCGTATCATACCGTTAGGTAATCAAGCCATTCAAGCATGCAAACACCATCTTGAAACACGTAGCGAACTTTATGGTAAAAGAACAGATTCTGACGCACGCAAAGCACTGTTTATAGCTCCCGGGGGACAACGTATGTATCCGCGCCGCACGCAATCTATCGTGAAAAATTATCTGACTAAAGTGAGTGAAGTCACGCAAAAAAGTCCACATGTTTTGAGACACAGTTTTGCTACTCATATGCTGGATGCCGGAGCTGATATCCGCATCATCAAAGAATTTTTAGGACATGCAGATTTATCTGCAACACAAATCTATACTCATACAAGTGTAGATCGTTTAAAAAAAGTATACAGTAAAGCCCACCCAAGGGCAGAAAAATAA
- the hpf gene encoding ribosome hibernation-promoting factor, HPF/YfiA family gives MKTTFTARHFECSQDLKEFSLSSVEKLEQFFDKIIVCDIVLQPGQDDDNPAIAELNVKVPKTLINVKEEAPSYEQAIGTAVDTAVRQLRKYKSKHFEHY, from the coding sequence ATGAAAACGACTTTCACAGCAAGACATTTTGAATGCAGCCAAGACTTAAAAGAGTTTAGTTTAAGCTCTGTAGAAAAACTAGAGCAATTTTTTGATAAAATTATTGTCTGCGATATCGTTCTTCAACCCGGACAGGATGACGATAACCCTGCGATTGCAGAATTAAATGTAAAGGTTCCAAAAACATTGATTAACGTAAAAGAGGAAGCTCCCTCCTATGAACAAGCTATTGGAACTGCAGTAGACACCGCTGTAAGACAGCTTCGAAAGTATAAGTCGAAACATTTTGAACACTACTAA
- the hprK gene encoding HPr(Ser) kinase/phosphatase: MLFENQDIIPKREKVPVSTLVDRLKETIKIDLEPCTSEEHAEKKYVVEADLHRPGLALSGYVDLFTYQRIQIIGNTECRFLRNLSESEMMSSFEQLVSFDIPVIFLTDNNNLPEKVLKLADQHKIPVYRTDIETTKFMYQLRDFLEDLFAVQTMLHGTMVDVYGIGILIAGKSGIGKSEVALDLVERGHRLVSDDVVILTKKNNILLASATEMNKHFMEIRGLGVVDVMSMFGIRSIRYQKRLEVVLELSLWENADKVDRTGLNNDTIGILGTNIPLIHLPITAGKNITVIAEVIAMNYLLKHYGYDAAKAFQKKVKKHISEKKNRSDMPKRAIEYFEGDFE, translated from the coding sequence ATGCTTTTTGAAAATCAGGATATTATTCCTAAGCGTGAGAAAGTTCCCGTTTCAACTTTAGTTGACAGGTTGAAAGAGACTATTAAGATTGATCTTGAACCTTGCACCTCAGAAGAGCATGCAGAAAAAAAATATGTTGTAGAAGCCGATTTACATCGACCGGGGTTAGCCCTCTCCGGGTATGTGGACCTCTTCACATACCAGCGTATACAAATTATAGGAAATACAGAGTGCCGGTTTTTAAGGAATTTAAGTGAGTCAGAAATGATGAGTTCCTTTGAACAGTTAGTCTCTTTTGACATACCGGTCATATTTCTAACTGATAACAACAACCTCCCCGAAAAAGTACTCAAACTGGCTGATCAGCATAAAATTCCGGTTTATCGTACTGATATAGAAACCACCAAGTTTATGTACCAGCTGCGGGATTTTCTTGAAGATCTCTTTGCCGTTCAAACCATGCTGCACGGTACAATGGTTGATGTTTATGGGATTGGTATTCTCATAGCCGGTAAATCGGGTATTGGCAAGAGTGAAGTTGCCTTAGACTTGGTTGAACGAGGACACCGGCTTGTATCGGATGATGTTGTGATTCTGACTAAGAAAAACAATATCTTGTTGGCCTCTGCCACCGAAATGAACAAGCACTTTATGGAAATCAGAGGGCTTGGTGTAGTCGATGTTATGTCTATGTTTGGAATTCGATCCATCCGCTACCAAAAGCGGTTAGAGGTTGTTTTAGAACTCTCCCTTTGGGAAAACGCAGATAAAGTTGATCGTACAGGATTGAACAACGATACGATTGGAATTTTGGGTACAAATATTCCGTTAATTCATCTACCGATTACTGCCGGTAAAAATATTACCGTAATTGCAGAGGTTATTGCAATGAATTATCTCTTAAAACACTACGGTTACGATGCTGCCAAAGCATTTCAAAAGAAAGTGAAAAAACACATTTCTGAGAAAAAAAACAGAAGCGACATGCCGAAAAGAGCTATTGAATACTTTGAAGGAGATTTTGAATAA
- a CDS encoding M23 family metallopeptidase, with protein MSDIKHFYYDNEQCEFVPVIYDKKKKIFNALSFWIINGIVMASIAIIVLSNFIGSPAEIALKAENDALMNQLQTTRVSITELESELSTISELDNEMYRSVLGLNPISDDERMAGTGGTDPYSDFDLYSEDASEILRWTASRLDNLERRLSIQKMSFEEIKSYYNENQERLKHVPAIRPVNGILLSGYGPRIHPVLKYRRMHEGIDFRANIGTDIYSTGEGVVKYAGRRGNYGLLVEIDHGFGYVSRYAHMSGFADGIKTGAKIERGQLIGYSGESGMTNGPHLHYEVHFEGEAVDPLNYLFAEITPEEYLMYKDIAENNPMSMD; from the coding sequence ATGTCTGATATCAAACATTTTTACTACGATAACGAGCAGTGCGAATTTGTTCCTGTTATCTACGATAAAAAGAAAAAAATATTTAACGCTCTCTCATTTTGGATAATCAACGGTATTGTGATGGCCAGTATTGCTATCATTGTATTATCCAATTTTATTGGTTCCCCTGCAGAAATTGCTTTAAAAGCTGAGAATGATGCGTTAATGAATCAGTTACAAACCACCCGTGTTTCCATCACGGAGCTTGAATCGGAACTAAGCACTATTTCTGAACTGGATAACGAGATGTATCGATCAGTTTTAGGATTAAATCCCATATCCGATGATGAAAGAATGGCAGGTACAGGTGGTACAGACCCCTACTCCGATTTTGATCTCTACAGCGAAGATGCTTCAGAAATTTTACGCTGGACAGCTTCCCGGCTTGATAACTTGGAAAGACGACTGAGTATTCAGAAAATGTCTTTTGAAGAGATAAAATCCTACTACAACGAAAATCAGGAAAGGTTGAAGCATGTCCCTGCCATTCGTCCGGTGAACGGAATTTTGTTAAGCGGATACGGACCAAGAATTCATCCTGTTCTAAAATACAGAAGGATGCACGAAGGTATTGATTTCCGCGCAAACATCGGTACTGATATCTATTCAACCGGTGAAGGCGTGGTTAAATATGCCGGAAGAAGAGGCAACTACGGCCTTTTGGTAGAAATAGATCACGGATTTGGATACGTAAGCCGATATGCACATATGTCTGGTTTTGCAGATGGAATCAAAACTGGCGCAAAGATCGAACGTGGTCAACTTATTGGGTATTCAGGTGAATCTGGTATGACGAACGGACCACATCTCCATTACGAAGTGCATTTTGAAGGTGAAGCTGTAGACCCGCTTAATTATCTTTTTGCAGAAATCACTCCTGAAGAGTATTTGATGTATAAAGATATTGCAGAGAATAACCCAATGTCGATGGATTGA
- a CDS encoding TonB-dependent receptor, whose translation MYRITFLFILLLSISFTSAFGQNTGSVNGYITDSLSGETLLSANIAILEINRGTSSNNSGYFSITNIEPGTYTLVATYIGYERFEIEITIEADQTLRQNIELVPEGVELEELVVESRAEREAQRNIGRAEVSTELIKEVPAIIEPDVFRSVQLLPGVKAASDFSSGLYIRGGGPDQTLILLDETTVYNPSHFFGFFSTFNPDAVKDVRLYKGGYPAEFGGRLGSVLTVFNKDGNRNETTGTVSLGFLASRASVEGPYSKGSWMLSVRRSTLEPVLAVLRQSVDTVPDLFYFYDVNGKINLDASENDRFSIAFYAGKDKVSLPFQEDATINLNYGNQTVSTKWRRIISDRLFSSVTVTGSRYFNQPGFQIGGTPFESNNKINDFSLKSDFEYLPNERHTISSGIWSGILTLSYSDQFDNQPTFTNRIQSTYLSAYIQDEWKPNRKWIINGGLRLNTFAEGDFYRLEPRISVEHRPFSNVRLQAAYGRYYQYLTLITNEAFSGFDIWLTSDDGVPPSYGDQFVIGAKTIPFEGYGFDVELYYRTMRDLFELDPFVSDAAGLDYTELFRFGEGYAYGIELFLEKQTGRFVGFIGYTFGITERKFPGFNGEILDNPQRGRFYPPKYDRTHDANIVSSYQLSNRWTVSTVFNFATGQPYTEPLGRTQLTGVPWGSSERDIFTIGNVNASRLPSYHRLDIAFSRRGTFFNIGDAEWQFQLINAYSRRNIWFYNYDFEENPVERQDVQLLPIIPSISYTVNF comes from the coding sequence GTGTACAGAATTACATTCCTATTCATCCTTTTATTATCAATTTCATTTACATCTGCTTTTGGGCAGAATACCGGTTCGGTGAATGGATACATTACCGATAGCCTCTCCGGAGAGACATTACTTTCTGCGAATATTGCAATACTTGAAATCAACAGGGGCACTTCAAGTAACAATTCCGGTTACTTCAGTATTACAAATATAGAACCGGGTACTTATACACTGGTTGCCACCTACATTGGGTATGAGCGTTTTGAAATTGAGATCACTATAGAGGCAGATCAAACCCTTCGCCAAAATATAGAATTAGTACCCGAAGGAGTTGAGCTTGAGGAGTTGGTGGTTGAATCGCGGGCAGAACGTGAAGCTCAACGAAATATCGGCCGGGCTGAAGTTTCCACTGAATTAATTAAAGAAGTACCAGCAATAATTGAACCGGACGTTTTTCGATCCGTTCAACTACTACCCGGTGTAAAGGCGGCTTCCGATTTTTCAAGTGGATTGTACATCAGAGGTGGCGGTCCCGATCAAACCCTGATCCTTTTGGATGAAACCACCGTTTATAATCCATCTCACTTTTTCGGGTTTTTCTCCACATTTAACCCGGATGCCGTAAAGGATGTTCGGCTTTATAAAGGTGGGTATCCTGCCGAATTTGGAGGTCGCTTGGGATCCGTTTTAACGGTATTCAACAAGGATGGTAATCGAAATGAAACCACAGGTACGGTCAGTCTTGGTTTTCTTGCATCCCGTGCATCCGTGGAAGGCCCATACAGTAAGGGATCTTGGATGTTATCCGTTCGCAGATCTACGCTGGAACCGGTTTTGGCCGTACTGCGTCAATCCGTGGATACAGTACCCGACCTTTTCTACTTTTATGATGTAAACGGGAAAATAAATCTTGATGCTTCTGAAAATGATCGATTTTCAATAGCATTTTATGCCGGTAAAGACAAAGTATCTTTACCCTTTCAGGAAGATGCTACAATTAATCTTAACTATGGAAATCAAACCGTAAGTACGAAATGGAGACGTATTATTTCTGATCGTCTCTTCAGTTCAGTTACGGTTACGGGCTCACGATATTTCAATCAACCCGGATTTCAAATTGGAGGCACTCCGTTTGAGAGCAATAACAAAATTAACGATTTCTCCCTGAAAAGTGACTTTGAGTATTTGCCGAATGAGCGGCATACAATTTCGTCGGGAATCTGGAGCGGTATTCTCACCTTAAGCTATTCAGATCAGTTTGACAATCAGCCTACGTTCACAAATCGCATACAATCCACGTACCTCTCAGCTTACATTCAAGATGAATGGAAACCGAACAGAAAATGGATTATCAACGGTGGTCTTAGACTCAATACATTTGCTGAGGGTGATTTTTACAGACTTGAACCCAGAATTTCCGTTGAACACCGACCTTTCTCCAATGTACGCTTACAGGCTGCATATGGCCGATACTACCAATATTTGACACTCATCACGAACGAAGCATTTTCAGGATTTGATATTTGGTTGACCTCAGATGACGGAGTACCTCCATCTTATGGCGATCAGTTCGTTATCGGTGCAAAAACCATCCCCTTTGAAGGTTATGGGTTTGATGTTGAATTATACTATCGAACCATGAGAGACCTGTTTGAACTGGACCCATTTGTTAGTGATGCCGCAGGATTAGACTACACAGAACTATTCAGATTTGGGGAAGGCTACGCTTACGGTATAGAGTTGTTTTTAGAGAAACAAACCGGACGGTTCGTAGGATTCATCGGATATACATTTGGGATAACGGAACGGAAATTTCCCGGCTTCAATGGAGAGATTTTAGACAACCCGCAGAGAGGCCGATTCTATCCACCAAAATATGATCGAACTCATGATGCAAACATTGTGAGCAGCTATCAGCTCTCCAATAGATGGACCGTATCTACAGTATTTAATTTTGCGACCGGCCAACCCTATACTGAACCGCTCGGAAGAACTCAGCTGACAGGAGTTCCCTGGGGGAGCAGTGAGCGTGACATATTTACCATCGGAAATGTAAATGCTTCACGACTGCCCTCCTATCACCGACTCGACATTGCATTTAGCAGACGAGGAACATTTTTTAATATTGGCGATGCTGAATGGCAGTTCCAGCTGATTAATGCATACTCCAGAAGAAATATCTGGTTCTATAATTACGACTTTGAGGAAAATCCTGTTGAACGACAGGACGTACAACTGCTGCCCATCATTCCATCGATATCTTATACCGTAAATTTTTAA
- a CDS encoding DUF4249 family protein, whose product MKKYFIITVILFLSITACESYNQDDYQEYIVVEGYVTAGQSLPEIRLSTTQVADSLYDFENSAIDNAIVQITLLDEDGETEELFEYVQITGQRGIYEPIVQSYRVEPRRTYKLDVVFTDRPDQISATTTVPDQVEVINEVPESVVYQSDEQLEIVLAETLPTRDQNVFVFNTISLEPAIENLTPFYLSVVEDEDDVDINEYVRNSSGLINEGNFDPLPDGTILLRFPWIGVAFFGENLVVTLSVDKNLSDVIRSQEVQLGGSTLSPGEIPNLLYNIEGGIGVFGSLTADTIQTNFSRPF is encoded by the coding sequence ATGAAAAAATATTTCATCATAACAGTCATTCTATTCCTTTCCATCACAGCCTGTGAGAGCTACAATCAGGATGATTACCAAGAGTATATTGTTGTTGAAGGATATGTAACCGCCGGACAGTCCCTGCCGGAAATCCGGCTTAGTACTACTCAGGTTGCTGACAGTTTATATGATTTTGAAAATAGCGCAATTGACAATGCTATTGTTCAGATTACTCTTTTAGATGAAGATGGAGAAACAGAAGAACTTTTTGAGTACGTGCAAATTACCGGTCAAAGAGGTATTTATGAACCTATTGTACAGAGCTATCGTGTGGAACCTCGACGAACATATAAACTGGATGTAGTTTTTACGGATAGACCGGATCAAATTTCAGCTACGACTACCGTTCCAGACCAGGTTGAAGTTATTAATGAGGTACCTGAATCAGTTGTATATCAAAGTGACGAACAACTTGAAATTGTTTTAGCAGAAACGTTGCCAACCCGCGATCAGAATGTATTTGTATTTAATACCATTTCGCTGGAACCCGCGATTGAAAACCTCACGCCTTTTTACCTGAGTGTGGTTGAAGATGAAGATGATGTAGATATCAATGAATATGTAAGAAACTCTTCAGGTTTGATTAATGAAGGAAATTTCGACCCCTTACCAGATGGTACCATACTTTTAAGGTTTCCATGGATTGGTGTTGCCTTCTTTGGAGAAAACCTGGTTGTTACGCTATCTGTTGATAAAAATCTGTCTGATGTTATTCGTTCTCAGGAGGTTCAGCTTGGAGGGTCCACCCTTTCACCCGGAGAAATTCCAAATCTGTTGTACAATATTGAAGGAGGTATAGGTGTTTTTGGGAGTTTAACTGCAGATACCATTCAAACCAATTTCAGCAGACCCTTTTAA
- the rpiB gene encoding ribose 5-phosphate isomerase B codes for MIVPIASDHAGYEAKEKAKQILEKMGHTPVDFGTHSPDSVDYPDFAVQVSEKINSGENNFGVLICGSGQGMCMTANKFPNVRGALVYNNESAKLTRQHNNSNILCLPGRELPDDLLESVIKTWFQTEFEGGRHDRRVKKIHSLTEKK; via the coding sequence ATGATTGTACCTATCGCAAGTGACCACGCCGGCTACGAAGCCAAGGAAAAGGCAAAACAAATACTTGAAAAAATGGGCCACACGCCCGTTGATTTTGGCACACACTCGCCAGATTCAGTTGACTATCCTGACTTTGCAGTTCAGGTTTCGGAAAAAATCAACTCCGGAGAAAATAACTTTGGGGTTTTAATTTGTGGAAGCGGTCAGGGCATGTGTATGACAGCCAATAAATTTCCAAACGTACGGGGTGCATTGGTTTACAATAATGAATCAGCCAAATTAACCCGCCAGCACAACAACTCTAACATCCTCTGTTTACCGGGGCGAGAATTACCAGATGATCTGTTGGAAAGCGTAATCAAAACCTGGTTTCAAACAGAATTTGAAGGCGGAAGACACGATCGACGGGTAAAGAAAATTCACTCATTAACTGAAAAAAAGTAA